From the Patescibacteria group bacterium genome, one window contains:
- a CDS encoding glycosyltransferase produces MKIAIFSDNFYPELSGISDSIISLAKELAELGHRINFYVPKYSAKNYQALNLANQEELDLGKEIKIKRLFSTSAPFISNYSRIVIPVISPNFFKDFKPDIIHTQLFFGVGLKALAAAKLNKLPIIGTNHTAISEFIKLVPFRPNFLKKASLDYAVWYYNRCDFVTAPSQSVFKEMLVYDFNKPHKVISNPIDIDTFCPSGEKLKYKKKFNLSDNTIIYAGRLSLEKNIEVLIRAVALAKEKINDINLAIAGSGQLEDELKRLARELGVEKEVKFFGTLSKIDLAKLYQAAEVFSIASTSETQSLTLMQAMACGLPAVAVDARALPEYVNEKNGFVVKAGDEKSMAEKFILLLENNELREKLSRGAAEYVRQFSAPNIAKEWEKLYSETIKNYKK; encoded by the coding sequence ATGAAAATCGCTATTTTTTCCGATAATTTTTATCCGGAGCTAAGCGGTATATCCGATTCAATTATTTCGCTGGCCAAAGAACTGGCCGAACTGGGGCATAGAATAAATTTTTACGTGCCAAAATACTCGGCTAAAAATTATCAAGCTTTAAATTTAGCCAATCAAGAAGAATTGGATCTTGGCAAAGAAATTAAAATTAAACGCTTGTTTTCTACGTCCGCGCCGTTTATTAGCAATTATTCAAGAATAGTTATTCCCGTAATATCGCCGAATTTTTTTAAGGATTTCAAGCCGGACATAATTCACACCCAGCTTTTTTTCGGCGTCGGCCTTAAAGCTCTGGCCGCGGCCAAATTAAATAAGCTTCCCATAATCGGCACTAACCATACCGCTATTTCGGAATTTATAAAACTTGTGCCGTTTCGGCCTAATTTTTTAAAAAAGGCCAGCCTAGATTACGCGGTTTGGTATTATAACCGCTGTGATTTCGTAACCGCGCCGTCGCAGTCGGTTTTTAAAGAAATGCTGGTTTATGATTTTAATAAGCCGCATAAAGTTATTTCCAATCCGATTGATATTGATACTTTCTGCCCGTCCGGCGAAAAGCTGAAATATAAGAAAAAATTTAATTTATCCGACAATACTATTATTTACGCCGGCCGTTTGTCTTTGGAAAAAAATATTGAGGTACTTATAAGAGCCGTAGCTTTGGCAAAAGAAAAAATTAATGATATTAATTTAGCTATCGCCGGGTCGGGCCAGCTTGAAGACGAGCTTAAGCGCCTGGCGCGAGAATTGGGCGTTGAAAAAGAAGTTAAATTTTTCGGCACCTTAAGTAAAATTGATTTGGCAAAATTATATCAAGCCGCGGAAGTTTTTTCTATCGCTTCTACTTCGGAAACTCAAAGTTTGACTTTAATGCAGGCTATGGCCTGCGGCCTGCCGGCCGTGGCGGTTGACGCGCGAGCTTTGCCCGAGTATGTTAATGAAAAAAATGGTTTTGTGGTCAAAGCCGGCGATGAAAAATCTATGGCGGAGAAATTTATTTTACTTTTAGAAAATAACGAATTGCGGGAAAAATTGAGCCGTGGCGCGGCTGAATATGTCAGGCAGTTTTCCGCGCCCAATATCGCTAAAGAGTGGGAAAAATTATATAGCGAAACTATAAAAAATTATAAAAAATAA
- a CDS encoding HIT family protein, translating into MSCIFCKIIAGELPCYKVYEDDQVLAFLDINPVNPGHTLVVSKKHLTNIEEADDEILCEIIKAIKKVGLSLKKNLAVPGYNVQANNDPAAGQVVPHLHFHVTPRLLDDCLKLWPPKKYQGNEAQEVLNKIKIT; encoded by the coding sequence ATGTCTTGTATTTTTTGTAAAATCATTGCCGGTGAATTGCCATGCTATAAAGTCTACGAAGATGATCAGGTTTTGGCCTTTTTGGACATAAACCCGGTAAACCCCGGCCATACTTTAGTGGTATCCAAAAAACATCTGACTAATATTGAGGAAGCGGACGATGAAATATTATGCGAAATTATCAAGGCGATAAAAAAGGTCGGCCTTAGCCTTAAGAAAAATTTGGCCGTGCCAGGCTATAATGTGCAAGCCAATAATGATCCGGCGGCCGGCCAAGTCGTGCCGCATTTGCATTTTCATGTTACGCCGAGATTATTGGATGATTGCCTAAAGTTGTGGCCGCCAAAAAAATATCAAGGCAATGAAGCCCAAGAAGTTTTAAATAAGATTAAAATTACCTAA
- a CDS encoding dTDP-4-dehydrorhamnose 3,5-epimerase family protein — MIDGVIIKKIAKNQDPRGWLAEFYRQDEVEYRPAMAYISVTKPGIARGPHEHKYQSDGFVFVGPGNFELHLWDRRENSRTNGEYMKIQTGEDNPVLVIVPPGVVHGYKNISSADGWCINLPDKLYKGEGKKEEVDEVRWESDLDSPYQIN; from the coding sequence ATGATCGATGGCGTAATAATCAAAAAAATCGCTAAGAATCAGGACCCTAGGGGCTGGTTAGCCGAATTTTATCGCCAGGACGAAGTAGAATATCGTCCGGCTATGGCTTATATTAGCGTGACTAAGCCGGGTATAGCGCGCGGGCCGCATGAACATAAATATCAGAGCGATGGATTTGTATTTGTTGGCCCTGGTAATTTTGAGCTGCACTTATGGGATAGGCGGGAAAATAGCCGGACTAACGGCGAATATATGAAAATTCAAACCGGAGAGGATAACCCGGTTTTGGTAATTGTGCCGCCCGGCGTAGTGCATGGCTATAAAAATATTTCCAGCGCGGACGGCTGGTGCATAAATCTGCCGGATAAATTATATAAAGGCGAGGGGAAAAAAGAAGAAGTTGACGAAGTTAGGTGGGAGAGTGATCTTGATTCGCCATATCAAATTAATTAA